A portion of the Corticium candelabrum chromosome 5, ooCorCand1.1, whole genome shotgun sequence genome contains these proteins:
- the LOC134179827 gene encoding dual oxidase-like isoform X1, whose protein sequence is MSSFSPTIADMTLTRRLGHAYEDGVYHPSGYERPNPLTISQYVMKGKTGKPSYMNRTVLMTFFGQQVVEEILDAQRPGCPPEYFNIDIPTGNELYDSTGEGNKVLPFLRTRYNMYTGYNPNVPRAQLNEITPWIDGGLMYGVAKAWADALRSFKNGSLACDKKDGVEDCRFPIRNDLGLPMANPPPPRDHVLKSSRRFFRLGNPRGNENPFLLTMGILWFRVHNHYAHWIQSQHPNWDDELVFNRARQWTIALHQKIVLEDWLPIFLGVQPSSYKGYKPSIHPGVTHVFQSAAMRFGHTIVPPGVIRRHKNCSIMYTTEATGAAGYVAVRTCNSYWNPQDAVEETDVDPLLMGMATQITEREDNIITEDLRGGVFGPLEFSRRDLMALNIQRGRDHGLPDYNRAREEYGLDRMTSFQDINPEAFDTSNPHYPELEHMRLAISNLSWLYNGSFDNLDIWPAGLLETTMSGPGPLFRAIILDQFERIRDADRFWYENKANGLFTDEEVDLIRGTTLYDLIINVTDIGPDDIQSNVFLNLASDSTSPCHFSFQLSEDMLDDCTEMKTFDYFTGSETPYIVTFSSLGLWIVLLLAVLAVVVSRRRRAMRNTIVQQPLRSEKPEQLSGNWKTIAHCWELMTDEGTRQITLCVITEEGCELIVTNGDGATLRRIDLFTHGHIIIWQPCNDSTLLLARVKNGHDLILRFYSSPGRDQFICELLETLTPRDIIVEVINQHDNHYILSNAITRQKRQQLVEEFMREVFACAQNSQAWQVEGKGRKKVTELVLDFELSKEDFSGTMGMTTNSLFVEQMFSLADADNNGFVTFRELLDLLVMFNKGSVDDKMMLLFNLYDIDNSGSLEREEFFRVTRSLLEIVNTSVRPDELDEMAESIFQSSNFDSKDYLTFDDFKVLMQNQGAYSAVTPTPSHDGSSLSNSRLSPMIVTGDHLQLPGLSLSKCKSPVHTRSLHDRKVALESAYEVHRLRSPRNSAIDLDSDEGEKAGTAATGWERYVRFIDNYKLQIFWVALFHLVVLLIFAERAYYFSVEREHAGLRRIAGYGVSITRGAASTMAFTYSVILLPMCRNMITYLRETPLNRFVPFDSLHGFHQHIAIAALLYTLLHIIGHALNFYHISTQTADDLTCLFRDYYHFSDELPKFQYWTFNTITGVTAILLVIVGAVIYIFAIPVARRYIYNVFWTSHRLYILFYVLLILHGAGRLVQAPLFHFFFLGPACLYVADKLISSSRSYIEISVIKAELLPSDVLSIVFKRPSNFDYKSGQWVRIACLGLSKNEYHPFTLTSAPHEEHLSVHVRAVGPWTNNLKNVYSNVPYPRLFIDGPFGEGHQDWHRYEVSILVGGGIGITPFASILKSVVNLNRNDFGKLSLKKMYFLWVTRTQKQFEWFTEIIREVEEADSRNMVEIHIFITQAYHKFDLRTTMLYICERHFERISGRSLFTGLQSITHFGRPPFDIFLAKVKGRHSDVQRIGVFSCGPPPMTKSVEAACSKENEYECPILLHHYENF, encoded by the exons GTCAGCAAGTTGTAGAAGAAATCCTTGATGCACAGCGGCCTGGCTGTCCGCCAGAATATTTTAACATTGACATACCAACTGGTAATGAGCTGTATGATTCCACTGGTGAAGGAAACAAAGTCTTGCCTTTCCTGCGTACACGCTACAACATGTACACTGGTTACAACCCAAATGTGCCTCGAGCGCAG CTGAATGAAATCACACCTTGGATTGATGGTGGTCTTATGTATGGAGTAGCCAAGGCTTGGGCAGATGCTTTACGATCGTTCAAGAATGGCAGTCTGGCTTGTGATAAAAAAGATGGAGTTGAAGATTGTCGATTTCCTATTCGTAATGATCTTGGTCTACCCATGGCTAATCCCCCACCACCTAGAGATCATGTATTGAAAAGTTCACGAAGATTTTTTA GACTGGGAAATCCACGAGGGAATGAGAATCCGTTTCTTTTGACTATGGGCATACTATGGTTTCGTGTTCATAATCATTATGCTCACTGGATTCAGTCTCAACATCCTAACTGGGACGATGAACTTGTATTCAATCGGGCAAGGCAGTGGACAATTGCTTTACATCAG AAAATTGTTCTTGAAGACTGGCTGCCAATATTCTTAGGTGTCCAACCTTCCTCTTATAAGGGATACAAGCCATCAATCCACCCTGGAGTAACGCACGTGTTTCAGTCAGCTGCTATGAGATTTGGTCACACCATAGTGCCACCAGGAGTGATCCGACG GCACAAAAACTGCAGTATCATGTACACAACTGAAGCCACTGGAGCAGCTGGATATGTTGCTGTTCGTACATGCAATTCATACTGGAATCCACAAGACGCAGTCGAGGAAACCGATGTTGATCCACTGCTAATGGGAATGGCTACCCAAATAACCGAAAGAGAAGATAACATAATTACAGAAGATTTGAGAGGAGGG GTATTTGGCCCACTTGAGTTCTCACGACGTGATTTAATGGCACTTAACATTCAACGAGGACGGGATCATGGACTGCCTGATTATAACAGAGCTCGAGAAGAGTATGGATTGGATCGCATGACTAGTTTCCAAGACATCAATCCAGAGGCTTTTGATACGAGTAATCCACACTACCCTGAGTTGGAACATATGAGACTT GCTATTTCAAATCTCAGCTGGTTGTACAATGGAAGTTTTGACAATTTAGATATTTGGCCAGCGGGTCTCCTGGAGACAACAATGTCAGGGCCAGGTCCTTTGTTTAGAGCCATTATacttgatcagtttgaaaggATTCGAGATGCCGATCGGTTTTGGTATGAAAACAAAGCCAACGG ACTATTTACAGATGAAGAAGTTGATTTAATCAGAGGAACAACTTTGTATGACCTTATCATCAATGTGACTGACATCGGACCAGATGATATTCAGTCTAATGTATTTCTAAACTTGGCGTCTGACTCTACGAGTCCATGCCATTTTTCTTTTCAGCTAAGCGAGGACATGTTGGATGATTGCACTGAAATGAAGACATTTGACTACTTTACTGGTAGTGAGACACCATATATCGTGACATTTTCTTCTCTAGGATTGTGGATTGTGCTTTTGCTTGCCGTTCTTGCTGTCGTCGTTAGCAGAAGAAGGAGAGCTATGAGAAACACAATTGTACAACAACCTCTTCGTTCTGAGAAACCAGAACAACTGAGTGGAAATTGGAAAACAATAGCACATTGTTGGGAACTAATGACTGACGAAGGCACCAGGCAGATAACTCTTTGTGTTATAACTGAGGAGGGATGTGAACTGATTGTAACCAATGGTGATGGAGCAACACTGAGAAGAATTGACTTATTTACACATGGACACATCATTATATGGCAACCGTGTAACGACTCTACTCTTTTATTAGCTCGTGTGAAAAACGGACATGACTTGATCTTGCGCTTTTATTCATCCCCTGGTCGTGATCAATTTATTTGTGAGCTGTTAGAGACCTTGACACCAAGAGATATTATTGTTGAAGTGATAAATCAGCACGACAATCACTACATCTTGTCCAATGCTATAACGAGACAGAAGAGACAGCAGCTAGTTGAAGAGTTTATGCGTGAAgtgtttgcatgtgcacaaaACTCTCAGGCTTGGCAAGTTGAAGGCAAAGGCAGAAAAAAGGTCACAGAACTGGTTCTTGACTTTGAGTTATCAAAAGAGGATTTTTCAGGCACTATGGGAATGACAACAAACTCATTGTTTGTGGAACAAATGTTTAGTCTAGCTGACGCAGATAACAATGGATTTGTTACTTTTCGCGAGCTGCTGGACCTCTTGGTGATGTTCAACAAAGGCAGTGTAGATGATAAGATGATGCTTTTGTTTAATCTCTATGACATAGACAATTCAGGGAGTCTAGAGAGAGAAGAGTTTTTCAGAGTTACCAGATCCTTGTTGGAAATTGTGAACACTAGCGTAAGACCTGACGAATTGGATGAAATGGCAGAAAGTATATTTCAGTCAAGCAACTTTGACTCCAAAGATTACTTGACATTTGATGACTTCAAAGTTCTTATGCAAAACCAAGGAGCTTATAGTGCAGTCACTCCTACTCCCAGCCATGATGGATCTTCTTTGTCTAACTCAAGGCTATCCCCAATGATTGTAACTG GTGATCACTTGCAGTTGCCAGGACTTTCACTCAGCAAGTGCAAATCTCCTGTGCATACAAGAAGTCTTCATGATAGAAAAGTTGCACTGGAGTCTGCATATGAAGTGCATAGACTTCGGTCACCTCGAAATTCAGCCATTGATTTAGATTCGGATGAAGGGGAGAAAGCTGGAACTGCTGCCACTGGATGGGAGCGATACGTTCGCTTTATAGACAACTACAAACTGCAGATTTTCTGGGTGGCATTGTTTCATCTTGTTGTGCTTTTGATATTTGCAGAGAGAGCTTACT ATTTTTCTGTTGAACGAGAACATGCTGGACTTCGTCGAATAGCCGGTTATGGAGTGAGTATTACTCGTGGTGCTGCATCAACCATGGCGTTCACCTACTCTGTCATTCTTCTACCGATGTGCCGGAACATGATTACTTACTTGCGTGAAACTCCTCTTAACCGCTTTGTTCCGTTCGATTCTCTGCATGGATTTCACCAGCACATTGCCATTGCTGCTTTGTTGTATACTCTGTTGCATATCATCGGTCATGCACTCAACTTCTATCATATTTCCACTCAGACAGCGGATGATCTCACATGTCTGTTTAGAGATTATTACCATTTTTCAGATGAACTGCCAAAGTTTCAGTACTGGACTTTTAACACCATtacag GTGTCACTGCAATTCTTCTTGTCATTGTGGGAGCTGTTATCTACATCTTTGCTATTCCAGTAGCTCGCCGCTACATTTACAATGTCTTTTGGACAAGCCATCGTCTCTACATACTATTTTACGTTCTTCTTATTCTCCACGGTGCTGGCCGCTTGGTTCAAGCTCCTCTCTTCCACTTCTTCTTTTTGGGACCGGCATGTTTGTACGTTGCTGACAAACTGATCAGTTCTTCTCGCAGTTACATCGAAATATCTGTCATCAAGGCCGAGCTGTTACCATCAGACGTCCTAAGCATTGTCTTCAAGAGACCGTCCAACTTTGACTACAAATCAGGCCAATGGGTTCGAATAGCTTGTTTGGGGTTGTCAAAAAACGAGTACCATCCTTTCACCCTTACATCTGCTCCTCATGAAGAGCACCTAAGTGTACACGTTCGTGCTGTTGGTCCTTGGACAAATAACTTGAAAAATGTGTACTCCAATGTTCCATATCCACGCCTTTTTATAGATGGACCATTTGGTGAAGGCCACCAAGACTGGCATCGTTATGAAGTGTCAATACTGGTTGGTGGGGGAATTGGCATCACACCATTTGCATCAATCCTGAAGAGTGTTGTCAACTTGAATAGGAATGATTTCGGGAAGCTTTCCTTGAAGAAG ATGTATTTCTTATGGGTTACACGCACACAGAAACAGTTTGAATGGTTTACAGAGATAATCCGTGAGGTTGAAGAAGCAGATTCAAGAAACATGGTGGAAATTCACATATTCATTACTCAAGCGTATCACAAGTTTGATCTACGGACCACAATGCTG TATATATGTGAACGCCACTTTGAGCGTATCTCTGGTCGCTCTCTTTTCActggtcttcaatcaattaCTCACTTTGGACGACCCCCGTTTGACATTTTCTTGGCCAAAGTAAAGGGCCGTCACAGTGATGTCCAGCGTATTGGAGTGTTTTCTTGTGGTCCTCCTCCAATGACCAAGTCTGTAGAGGCTGCTTGCTCCAAGGAGAATGAATACGAATGTCCTATCCTATTGCATCACTATGAGAATTTCTAG
- the LOC134179827 gene encoding dual oxidase-like isoform X2, translated as MTLTRRLGHAYEDGVYHPSGYERPNPLTISQYVMKGKTGKPSYMNRTVLMTFFGQQVVEEILDAQRPGCPPEYFNIDIPTGNELYDSTGEGNKVLPFLRTRYNMYTGYNPNVPRAQLNEITPWIDGGLMYGVAKAWADALRSFKNGSLACDKKDGVEDCRFPIRNDLGLPMANPPPPRDHVLKSSRRFFRLGNPRGNENPFLLTMGILWFRVHNHYAHWIQSQHPNWDDELVFNRARQWTIALHQKIVLEDWLPIFLGVQPSSYKGYKPSIHPGVTHVFQSAAMRFGHTIVPPGVIRRHKNCSIMYTTEATGAAGYVAVRTCNSYWNPQDAVEETDVDPLLMGMATQITEREDNIITEDLRGGVFGPLEFSRRDLMALNIQRGRDHGLPDYNRAREEYGLDRMTSFQDINPEAFDTSNPHYPELEHMRLAISNLSWLYNGSFDNLDIWPAGLLETTMSGPGPLFRAIILDQFERIRDADRFWYENKANGLFTDEEVDLIRGTTLYDLIINVTDIGPDDIQSNVFLNLASDSTSPCHFSFQLSEDMLDDCTEMKTFDYFTGSETPYIVTFSSLGLWIVLLLAVLAVVVSRRRRAMRNTIVQQPLRSEKPEQLSGNWKTIAHCWELMTDEGTRQITLCVITEEGCELIVTNGDGATLRRIDLFTHGHIIIWQPCNDSTLLLARVKNGHDLILRFYSSPGRDQFICELLETLTPRDIIVEVINQHDNHYILSNAITRQKRQQLVEEFMREVFACAQNSQAWQVEGKGRKKVTELVLDFELSKEDFSGTMGMTTNSLFVEQMFSLADADNNGFVTFRELLDLLVMFNKGSVDDKMMLLFNLYDIDNSGSLEREEFFRVTRSLLEIVNTSVRPDELDEMAESIFQSSNFDSKDYLTFDDFKVLMQNQGAYSAVTPTPSHDGSSLSNSRLSPMIVTGDHLQLPGLSLSKCKSPVHTRSLHDRKVALESAYEVHRLRSPRNSAIDLDSDEGEKAGTAATGWERYVRFIDNYKLQIFWVALFHLVVLLIFAERAYYFSVEREHAGLRRIAGYGVSITRGAASTMAFTYSVILLPMCRNMITYLRETPLNRFVPFDSLHGFHQHIAIAALLYTLLHIIGHALNFYHISTQTADDLTCLFRDYYHFSDELPKFQYWTFNTITGVTAILLVIVGAVIYIFAIPVARRYIYNVFWTSHRLYILFYVLLILHGAGRLVQAPLFHFFFLGPACLYVADKLISSSRSYIEISVIKAELLPSDVLSIVFKRPSNFDYKSGQWVRIACLGLSKNEYHPFTLTSAPHEEHLSVHVRAVGPWTNNLKNVYSNVPYPRLFIDGPFGEGHQDWHRYEVSILVGGGIGITPFASILKSVVNLNRNDFGKLSLKKMYFLWVTRTQKQFEWFTEIIREVEEADSRNMVEIHIFITQAYHKFDLRTTMLYICERHFERISGRSLFTGLQSITHFGRPPFDIFLAKVKGRHSDVQRIGVFSCGPPPMTKSVEAACSKENEYECPILLHHYENF; from the exons GTCAGCAAGTTGTAGAAGAAATCCTTGATGCACAGCGGCCTGGCTGTCCGCCAGAATATTTTAACATTGACATACCAACTGGTAATGAGCTGTATGATTCCACTGGTGAAGGAAACAAAGTCTTGCCTTTCCTGCGTACACGCTACAACATGTACACTGGTTACAACCCAAATGTGCCTCGAGCGCAG CTGAATGAAATCACACCTTGGATTGATGGTGGTCTTATGTATGGAGTAGCCAAGGCTTGGGCAGATGCTTTACGATCGTTCAAGAATGGCAGTCTGGCTTGTGATAAAAAAGATGGAGTTGAAGATTGTCGATTTCCTATTCGTAATGATCTTGGTCTACCCATGGCTAATCCCCCACCACCTAGAGATCATGTATTGAAAAGTTCACGAAGATTTTTTA GACTGGGAAATCCACGAGGGAATGAGAATCCGTTTCTTTTGACTATGGGCATACTATGGTTTCGTGTTCATAATCATTATGCTCACTGGATTCAGTCTCAACATCCTAACTGGGACGATGAACTTGTATTCAATCGGGCAAGGCAGTGGACAATTGCTTTACATCAG AAAATTGTTCTTGAAGACTGGCTGCCAATATTCTTAGGTGTCCAACCTTCCTCTTATAAGGGATACAAGCCATCAATCCACCCTGGAGTAACGCACGTGTTTCAGTCAGCTGCTATGAGATTTGGTCACACCATAGTGCCACCAGGAGTGATCCGACG GCACAAAAACTGCAGTATCATGTACACAACTGAAGCCACTGGAGCAGCTGGATATGTTGCTGTTCGTACATGCAATTCATACTGGAATCCACAAGACGCAGTCGAGGAAACCGATGTTGATCCACTGCTAATGGGAATGGCTACCCAAATAACCGAAAGAGAAGATAACATAATTACAGAAGATTTGAGAGGAGGG GTATTTGGCCCACTTGAGTTCTCACGACGTGATTTAATGGCACTTAACATTCAACGAGGACGGGATCATGGACTGCCTGATTATAACAGAGCTCGAGAAGAGTATGGATTGGATCGCATGACTAGTTTCCAAGACATCAATCCAGAGGCTTTTGATACGAGTAATCCACACTACCCTGAGTTGGAACATATGAGACTT GCTATTTCAAATCTCAGCTGGTTGTACAATGGAAGTTTTGACAATTTAGATATTTGGCCAGCGGGTCTCCTGGAGACAACAATGTCAGGGCCAGGTCCTTTGTTTAGAGCCATTATacttgatcagtttgaaaggATTCGAGATGCCGATCGGTTTTGGTATGAAAACAAAGCCAACGG ACTATTTACAGATGAAGAAGTTGATTTAATCAGAGGAACAACTTTGTATGACCTTATCATCAATGTGACTGACATCGGACCAGATGATATTCAGTCTAATGTATTTCTAAACTTGGCGTCTGACTCTACGAGTCCATGCCATTTTTCTTTTCAGCTAAGCGAGGACATGTTGGATGATTGCACTGAAATGAAGACATTTGACTACTTTACTGGTAGTGAGACACCATATATCGTGACATTTTCTTCTCTAGGATTGTGGATTGTGCTTTTGCTTGCCGTTCTTGCTGTCGTCGTTAGCAGAAGAAGGAGAGCTATGAGAAACACAATTGTACAACAACCTCTTCGTTCTGAGAAACCAGAACAACTGAGTGGAAATTGGAAAACAATAGCACATTGTTGGGAACTAATGACTGACGAAGGCACCAGGCAGATAACTCTTTGTGTTATAACTGAGGAGGGATGTGAACTGATTGTAACCAATGGTGATGGAGCAACACTGAGAAGAATTGACTTATTTACACATGGACACATCATTATATGGCAACCGTGTAACGACTCTACTCTTTTATTAGCTCGTGTGAAAAACGGACATGACTTGATCTTGCGCTTTTATTCATCCCCTGGTCGTGATCAATTTATTTGTGAGCTGTTAGAGACCTTGACACCAAGAGATATTATTGTTGAAGTGATAAATCAGCACGACAATCACTACATCTTGTCCAATGCTATAACGAGACAGAAGAGACAGCAGCTAGTTGAAGAGTTTATGCGTGAAgtgtttgcatgtgcacaaaACTCTCAGGCTTGGCAAGTTGAAGGCAAAGGCAGAAAAAAGGTCACAGAACTGGTTCTTGACTTTGAGTTATCAAAAGAGGATTTTTCAGGCACTATGGGAATGACAACAAACTCATTGTTTGTGGAACAAATGTTTAGTCTAGCTGACGCAGATAACAATGGATTTGTTACTTTTCGCGAGCTGCTGGACCTCTTGGTGATGTTCAACAAAGGCAGTGTAGATGATAAGATGATGCTTTTGTTTAATCTCTATGACATAGACAATTCAGGGAGTCTAGAGAGAGAAGAGTTTTTCAGAGTTACCAGATCCTTGTTGGAAATTGTGAACACTAGCGTAAGACCTGACGAATTGGATGAAATGGCAGAAAGTATATTTCAGTCAAGCAACTTTGACTCCAAAGATTACTTGACATTTGATGACTTCAAAGTTCTTATGCAAAACCAAGGAGCTTATAGTGCAGTCACTCCTACTCCCAGCCATGATGGATCTTCTTTGTCTAACTCAAGGCTATCCCCAATGATTGTAACTG GTGATCACTTGCAGTTGCCAGGACTTTCACTCAGCAAGTGCAAATCTCCTGTGCATACAAGAAGTCTTCATGATAGAAAAGTTGCACTGGAGTCTGCATATGAAGTGCATAGACTTCGGTCACCTCGAAATTCAGCCATTGATTTAGATTCGGATGAAGGGGAGAAAGCTGGAACTGCTGCCACTGGATGGGAGCGATACGTTCGCTTTATAGACAACTACAAACTGCAGATTTTCTGGGTGGCATTGTTTCATCTTGTTGTGCTTTTGATATTTGCAGAGAGAGCTTACT ATTTTTCTGTTGAACGAGAACATGCTGGACTTCGTCGAATAGCCGGTTATGGAGTGAGTATTACTCGTGGTGCTGCATCAACCATGGCGTTCACCTACTCTGTCATTCTTCTACCGATGTGCCGGAACATGATTACTTACTTGCGTGAAACTCCTCTTAACCGCTTTGTTCCGTTCGATTCTCTGCATGGATTTCACCAGCACATTGCCATTGCTGCTTTGTTGTATACTCTGTTGCATATCATCGGTCATGCACTCAACTTCTATCATATTTCCACTCAGACAGCGGATGATCTCACATGTCTGTTTAGAGATTATTACCATTTTTCAGATGAACTGCCAAAGTTTCAGTACTGGACTTTTAACACCATtacag GTGTCACTGCAATTCTTCTTGTCATTGTGGGAGCTGTTATCTACATCTTTGCTATTCCAGTAGCTCGCCGCTACATTTACAATGTCTTTTGGACAAGCCATCGTCTCTACATACTATTTTACGTTCTTCTTATTCTCCACGGTGCTGGCCGCTTGGTTCAAGCTCCTCTCTTCCACTTCTTCTTTTTGGGACCGGCATGTTTGTACGTTGCTGACAAACTGATCAGTTCTTCTCGCAGTTACATCGAAATATCTGTCATCAAGGCCGAGCTGTTACCATCAGACGTCCTAAGCATTGTCTTCAAGAGACCGTCCAACTTTGACTACAAATCAGGCCAATGGGTTCGAATAGCTTGTTTGGGGTTGTCAAAAAACGAGTACCATCCTTTCACCCTTACATCTGCTCCTCATGAAGAGCACCTAAGTGTACACGTTCGTGCTGTTGGTCCTTGGACAAATAACTTGAAAAATGTGTACTCCAATGTTCCATATCCACGCCTTTTTATAGATGGACCATTTGGTGAAGGCCACCAAGACTGGCATCGTTATGAAGTGTCAATACTGGTTGGTGGGGGAATTGGCATCACACCATTTGCATCAATCCTGAAGAGTGTTGTCAACTTGAATAGGAATGATTTCGGGAAGCTTTCCTTGAAGAAG ATGTATTTCTTATGGGTTACACGCACACAGAAACAGTTTGAATGGTTTACAGAGATAATCCGTGAGGTTGAAGAAGCAGATTCAAGAAACATGGTGGAAATTCACATATTCATTACTCAAGCGTATCACAAGTTTGATCTACGGACCACAATGCTG TATATATGTGAACGCCACTTTGAGCGTATCTCTGGTCGCTCTCTTTTCActggtcttcaatcaattaCTCACTTTGGACGACCCCCGTTTGACATTTTCTTGGCCAAAGTAAAGGGCCGTCACAGTGATGTCCAGCGTATTGGAGTGTTTTCTTGTGGTCCTCCTCCAATGACCAAGTCTGTAGAGGCTGCTTGCTCCAAGGAGAATGAATACGAATGTCCTATCCTATTGCATCACTATGAGAATTTCTAG